A single Streptomyces sannanensis DNA region contains:
- the pqqE gene encoding pyrroloquinoline quinone biosynthesis protein PqqE, producing MTLLPRPWALLAELTHACPLRCPYCSNPLELTRRSRELSTAEWQKVLRQAADLGVVNTHLSGGEPLLRADLEEIVAEAESSGIHTQLVTSGQGLDAARLDRLLAAGLRSVQLSVQHADPARSDRIAGRRSFPDKERAAALVREAGLPLGVNVVLHRDNLDAVDALVELALSWGADRIELASTQFYGWALRNRAALMPSREQLSRASEAVSRWRERLAGRTELVWVVPDYMDGVAKPCMGGWGAVSLTVTPDGTVLPCHAAATLPDLDPPNVRDWPLAWIWEHSEAFNRYRGDGWMREPCRSCPRRDEDFGGCRCQAFALTGDAARTDPACRLSPDHGLVRAAVAEDAAGAGYVYRGPGRDDQGPAAVRRPGPDLRADIRTVG from the coding sequence GTGACCCTCCTGCCCCGGCCCTGGGCGCTGCTGGCCGAGCTGACGCACGCCTGCCCGCTGCGCTGCCCGTACTGTTCCAATCCCCTGGAGCTCACGCGCCGCTCGCGCGAGCTGTCGACGGCCGAGTGGCAGAAGGTGCTGCGTCAGGCCGCGGACCTGGGAGTGGTGAACACCCATCTGTCCGGCGGGGAGCCGCTGTTGCGGGCCGATCTGGAGGAGATCGTCGCCGAGGCCGAGTCCTCTGGCATTCATACCCAGCTGGTCACCAGCGGTCAGGGGCTGGACGCGGCCCGGCTGGACAGGCTGCTGGCGGCCGGGCTGCGCAGTGTGCAGCTGTCGGTGCAGCATGCCGACCCCGCGCGCTCCGACCGGATCGCCGGACGACGCTCGTTCCCCGACAAGGAACGGGCCGCGGCGCTGGTACGGGAGGCGGGTCTGCCCTTGGGCGTCAATGTCGTCCTGCACCGTGACAACCTGGACGCCGTCGACGCCCTGGTGGAACTGGCGCTGTCCTGGGGCGCGGACCGTATCGAGCTGGCCAGTACGCAGTTCTACGGATGGGCCCTGCGCAACCGTGCCGCGCTCATGCCGAGCCGCGAGCAGCTGTCGCGTGCATCGGAGGCGGTGAGCCGGTGGCGGGAGCGGCTGGCCGGCCGCACCGAGCTGGTCTGGGTCGTCCCGGACTACATGGACGGTGTCGCGAAACCGTGCATGGGCGGATGGGGGGCCGTCTCGCTGACCGTCACCCCGGACGGCACCGTGCTGCCCTGCCATGCCGCGGCGACGCTTCCGGACCTGGATCCGCCGAATGTACGGGACTGGCCGCTCGCCTGGATCTGGGAGCATTCGGAGGCCTTCAACCGGTATCGCGGCGACGGCTGGATGCGCGAACCGTGCCGTAGCTGTCCGCGCCGCGACGAGGACTTCGGCGGCTGCCGCTGCCAGGCCTTCGCGCTCACCGGCGATGCGGCCCGTACCGACCCGGCCTGCCGGCTGTCGCCCGACCACGGACTCGTCCGTGCGGCGGTGGCGGAGGATGCCGCCGGGGCCGGATACGTGTACCGGGGGCCGGGAAGAGACGATCAGGGCCCGGCCGCTGTGCGAAGGCCGGGCCCTGATCTCCGAGCGGACATCCGCACAGTAGGTTGA
- the pqqB gene encoding pyrroloquinoline quinone biosynthesis protein PqqB, translating into MLLKVLGTAAGGGVPQWNCACPECSGARAHPRRRRRHASLAVRAAEGRWYVVNATPDIADQIESCPELHPGPEPRRTPLAGVILTDAELDHTLGIARLREADRLELLTTGAVRDAVLGRQHLGELLSPYTDLTWCELPTSGRPEPLDADSTVHISAVPLSGKRPRYAVAVPAGPGDDGHWVSALRLTDRATGRTAVYAPALGTWPDALQHAVADADCVILDGTFWDDDEPRRTGISARTATAMGHLPVDGPDGTARRLASLPARCLYTHLNNTNPLVDPTAPQHKVLTRMGLEVAADGMEITL; encoded by the coding sequence ATGCTCCTCAAGGTGCTGGGCACCGCGGCAGGCGGCGGCGTACCGCAGTGGAACTGTGCCTGCCCGGAATGCTCCGGGGCTCGCGCACATCCGCGGCGCCGCCGCCGGCACGCCTCACTCGCCGTCAGGGCAGCCGAAGGCCGCTGGTACGTGGTCAACGCGACACCCGACATCGCGGATCAGATCGAGAGCTGCCCCGAGCTGCATCCGGGCCCCGAGCCGCGCCGCACACCGCTGGCCGGCGTCATCCTGACCGACGCCGAACTCGACCACACCCTCGGCATCGCCCGGCTGCGGGAGGCCGACCGTCTGGAGCTGCTCACCACCGGTGCCGTACGGGACGCGGTGCTCGGCCGGCAGCACCTGGGAGAACTGCTCTCCCCCTACACCGACCTGACCTGGTGTGAGCTGCCCACGAGCGGCCGGCCCGAACCGCTCGACGCCGACTCCACGGTCCACATCAGTGCCGTCCCCCTCTCCGGCAAGCGGCCGCGCTATGCCGTGGCGGTCCCGGCCGGGCCGGGCGACGACGGCCACTGGGTGTCGGCGCTCCGGCTCACCGATCGCGCCACCGGCCGCACCGCCGTCTACGCTCCGGCGCTCGGCACATGGCCGGACGCCCTGCAGCACGCTGTCGCCGACGCCGACTGTGTGATCCTCGACGGCACTTTCTGGGACGACGACGAGCCCCGCCGGACGGGGATCTCGGCACGTACCGCGACGGCCATGGGTCATCTGCCCGTCGACGGGCCGGACGGCACGGCGCGGCGACTCGCCTCGCTGCCGGCCCGCTGCCTCTATACACATCTCAACAACACCAATCCTCTTGTCGACCCCACCGCACCCCAGCACAAGGTGCTGACCCGGATGGGGCTCGAAGTGGCAGCCGACGGAATGGAGATCACGCTGTGA
- the pqqA gene encoding pyrroloquinoline quinone precursor peptide PqqA: MPTESLDHTARFEHTARSEGTQFVEEAAWQRPEYTVVETALEVTAYSLATR, encoded by the coding sequence ATGCCGACCGAATCCCTGGATCACACCGCTCGGTTCGAACACACCGCTCGCTCCGAAGGCACGCAGTTCGTAGAGGAGGCGGCCTGGCAACGGCCCGAGTACACGGTCGTCGAGACCGCGCTGGAAGTCACGGCCTACTCCCTGGCCACCCGTTAG
- the pqqD gene encoding pyrroloquinoline quinone biosynthesis peptide chaperone PqqD, whose protein sequence is MTAGPDRDAGPGWRPRLAPAVVLRHDRVRNTDLLVMPERVVVLSGRAGDIVGLCDGERDVHRIVGELTERFPGAEVAEDVPDFLGRLRSEGWLR, encoded by the coding sequence ATGACCGCAGGGCCGGACCGGGACGCCGGTCCGGGGTGGCGCCCCAGGCTCGCCCCTGCGGTCGTACTGCGGCACGACCGGGTTCGGAATACCGATCTGCTGGTCATGCCGGAGCGGGTGGTGGTCCTCTCCGGCCGCGCCGGAGACATCGTCGGGCTGTGCGACGGCGAGCGCGATGTCCACCGGATCGTCGGTGAACTGACGGAGCGTTTTCCCGGCGCCGAGGTGGCCGAGGACGTTCCGGACTTCCTGGGGCGGTTGCGGTCCGAGGGGTGGCTACGGTGA
- a CDS encoding PQQ-dependent sugar dehydrogenase, with protein MSFVGPGSAASASPAAHAVTEPGAVKTVTSGLTTPWGMAMLPDGSALIAERETFRLFKISPTGEKSFVGSVPRTMTTRVEDGVLGIAASNNWEHDHYIFVLHTAPDGNNRIARMTFDGSRLGDYRLLLTGIKWGEIHNGGRLRVGPDGYLYASTGEANKSSLAQNKNSLNGKILRMTFDGRPAPGNPFKNYVFSYGHRNPEGLAFDAQGRLWASEISSDKNDELNLIEAGKNYGWPTCVGPCDVAGMTNPKAYWRPSEASPSGLTYADGSLYMAAMRGRRLWRIPVSGTTLGTPVAYYTDKYGRLRTVEKVPGRNALWLSTTNTDRNGGKSFGEDKVLEVELTAPAASRDSGR; from the coding sequence GTGAGTTTCGTCGGCCCCGGCAGCGCCGCGTCCGCGTCGCCGGCGGCCCACGCGGTGACGGAGCCCGGCGCCGTCAAGACCGTCACGAGCGGCCTGACCACACCCTGGGGCATGGCCATGCTGCCGGACGGCTCCGCCCTGATCGCCGAGCGTGAGACCTTCAGGCTCTTCAAGATCAGCCCAACCGGCGAAAAGTCCTTCGTGGGCTCCGTACCCCGGACGATGACCACCAGGGTCGAGGACGGTGTGCTGGGCATCGCCGCGTCGAACAACTGGGAGCACGACCACTACATCTTCGTGCTCCACACAGCCCCCGACGGCAACAACCGGATCGCGCGGATGACCTTCGACGGCTCCAGGCTCGGTGACTACCGTTTGCTGCTCACGGGCATCAAGTGGGGTGAGATCCACAACGGCGGACGCCTGAGGGTCGGCCCCGACGGCTACCTCTACGCCTCGACCGGGGAGGCCAACAAATCCAGCCTCGCTCAGAACAAGAACTCCCTCAACGGGAAGATCCTCCGGATGACCTTCGACGGTCGGCCGGCGCCCGGCAATCCGTTCAAGAACTACGTCTTCTCCTACGGCCACCGCAACCCGGAGGGCCTGGCGTTCGATGCGCAGGGCCGTCTGTGGGCGTCCGAGATCAGCTCGGACAAGAACGACGAGCTCAATCTCATCGAGGCCGGCAAGAACTACGGATGGCCCACCTGCGTGGGACCGTGCGACGTGGCGGGCATGACCAACCCCAAGGCGTACTGGAGGCCGTCGGAGGCCTCGCCCAGCGGCCTCACCTACGCGGACGGCAGCCTGTACATGGCCGCCATGCGCGGCAGGCGCCTGTGGCGCATCCCGGTCAGCGGCACGACCCTGGGCACCCCCGTCGCGTACTACACCGACAAGTACGGCCGGCTCCGCACCGTCGAGAAGGTCCCGGGCAGGAACGCCCTGTGGCTGTCGACGACCAACACCGACCGCAACGGCGGCAAGTCCTTCGGCGAGGACAAGGTGCTCGAGGTGGAGCTGACCGCTCCTGCCGCCTCCCGGGACAGCGGCAGATAG
- the pqqC gene encoding pyrroloquinoline-quinone synthase PqqC: MTVVEAKRPWGRAEFEEQLRAVAEQRYHDRHPFNVRMHEGSLSPAELRRWITNRFHYQRHIPVKDALITAKLETPELRRMWLHRIEDHDGRAEGEGGIERWLRLGEAAGLDRAALLSGACVLPGVRLAVDGYVNFCRHRPPLEAVSASLTELSAPGLMLRRIDAFERHYSWIDADGLAYFRARVGQGRRDSDEALALVLEWASSRADQERAVAALAFKCDVLWSLLDAVDLAQREPQVVSR; this comes from the coding sequence GTGACCGTTGTGGAAGCGAAGCGGCCATGGGGGCGGGCGGAATTCGAGGAACAGCTGCGGGCGGTGGCAGAGCAGCGATACCACGACCGTCATCCGTTCAACGTGAGGATGCACGAGGGCAGTCTGAGCCCTGCCGAACTGCGCCGCTGGATCACCAACCGCTTCCACTACCAGCGGCACATCCCGGTCAAGGACGCCTTGATCACCGCCAAGCTCGAGACGCCGGAGCTGCGACGCATGTGGCTGCACCGGATCGAGGACCACGACGGGCGCGCGGAAGGCGAGGGCGGCATCGAGCGGTGGCTGCGTCTCGGTGAGGCAGCCGGCCTGGACCGGGCCGCTCTGCTGTCCGGGGCGTGCGTGCTGCCCGGGGTGCGCCTGGCGGTCGACGGATACGTCAACTTCTGCCGGCACCGGCCACCACTGGAGGCTGTCTCGGCCTCACTGACCGAACTGTCCGCTCCGGGTCTGATGCTGCGGCGCATCGATGCCTTCGAGCGCCACTACTCATGGATCGACGCCGACGGGCTGGCCTATTTCCGGGCACGGGTCGGTCAGGGCCGCCGGGACAGCGACGAGGCACTGGCGCTGGTTCTCGAGTGGGCGAGCAGCAGGGCCGATCAGGAGCGGGCGGTGGCGGCGCTCGCCTTCAAATGCGATGTGCTGTGGTCGCTGCTGGACGCCGTGGACCTTGCGCAGCGGGAGCCGCAGGTGGTGTCGCGATGA